Proteins found in one Fusarium keratoplasticum isolate Fu6.1 chromosome 12, whole genome shotgun sequence genomic segment:
- a CDS encoding NAD(P)-bd-dom domain-containing protein, producing MSLGFGVKRISSAMSPNTPPTYLITAASGHIGQRLVPLLLSQAARPTLILPTNNPDKLKSRLNSHGDDARVRVVHGNVQDPVFLEETLKAHGVTATFVCLTGENELMVTLNFFDAMKRAETVKHLVYLSACGDFGLDAIEAGHLRDVASGHVLVKHIIEAKLRYGVTERSQPGGFSWTIIGPSLFFDNDLRSKESILKQGFFDEPLGSKGVSRVDPADIALATANALQDDGHVWAGKKIMIGSLETYTSTDTARLWSKVLGTEITAAKSDEEGLVEFEKLFRTRVNSIWARDMRLMYDYFEQNGFGMTETEHQEQVKLLGRSPASYEEFINKTVKKWKMDVSE from the coding sequence ATGTCACTTGGATTTGGAGTCAAAAGAATCAGTTCAGCCATGTCCCCCAATACTCCCCCGACCTATCTCATCACGGCGGCCTCTGGTCACATCGGCCAACGACTTGTTCCTCTCCTCCTGTCCCAGGCAGCAAGACCAACTCTCATTCTTCCTACAAACAATCCTGACAAACTCAAGTCGCGACTCAATTcccatggagatgatgctcGGGTCAGAGTTGTTCATGGAAACGTCCAAGATCCGGTCTTCCTCGAGGAGACCTTGAAGGCGCATGGTGTCACAGCCACCTTTGTCTGCTTGACCGGCGAGAATGAGTTGATGGTCACGCTCAACTTTTTTGATGCAATGAAACGTGCTGAGACAGTAAAGCATCTCGTTTACCTGTCTGCATGTGGTGATTTTGGTCTTGACGCAATTGAAGCTGGCCACCTCCGAGACGTGGCTTCAGGCCATGTATTGGTCAAACACATCATCGAAGCCAAGTTGCGTTACGGGGTGACAGAGCGAAGCCAGCCAGGAGGGTTTAGCTGGACCATCATTGgaccttctctcttcttcgaCAATGACTTGCGCAGCAAGGAGAGCATACTCAAACAGGGATTCTTTGACGAGCCACTTGGGAGCAAAGGCGTTAGTCGAGTGGACCCTGCGGACATCGCATTAGCAACAGCGAACGCATTGCAAGACGATGGACATGTCTGGGCTGGAAAGAAGATCATGATTGGGAGTTTGGAAACATACACCAGCACTGACACGGCAAGACTGTGGTCAAAAGTCCTCGGAACAGAAATCACGGCTGCAAAGagtgatgaagaaggcctAGTagagtttgagaagctctTCCGAACGAGGGTCAATTCCATTTGGGCCAGAGACATGAGACTCATGTATGATTATTTTGAACAGAATGGTTTTGGAATGACTGAGACAGAACATCAGGAGCAGGTTAAATTATTGGGAAGGAGTCCTGCGAGCTACGAGGAGTTTATCAACAAGACTGTCAAAAAATGGAAGATGGATGTCTCCGAATAG
- a CDS encoding TNT domain-containing protein, translating into MRVSFFLSSLLWLSTASALPAPLDERKAVGCDCTGTKNGGPSSKEFICRDSRLGPKVLPKKLPLDNLVENYDRFGGLTPGQFLDKWTDDKGNFIYPPQNGFQLDQNGNAINGTMELQKGALVDRFGSEYGSFISAAAAPYSQRALPPSNLATNPSSPNFPYNYHVYRVLKPLPVVGGPIAPWFGQPGLGAQFFTGGVGNIMALIEKGYLESVDPSVLIFRGKGCA; encoded by the exons ATGCGCGtctctttcttcctctcaagCCTCCTATGGCTTTCTACCGCCTCAGCCCTGCCAGCCCCTCTGGATGAGCGCAAGGCAGTCGGCTGCGACTGTACCGGCACAAAGAATGGAGGTCCCTCGTCCAAGGAGTTCATCTGCCGTGACTCCCGCCTTGGACCCAAGGTCCTACCCAAGAAGCTTCCTCTCGACAACCTTGTAGAGAACTATGACCGCTTTGGAGGACTCACTCCGGGTCAATTCCTCGACAAGTGGACCGACGACAAGGGCAACTTCATCTATCCTCCTCAGAACGGCTTCCAGCTTGACCAGAACGGCAACGCCATTAACGGTACCATGGAATTGCAAAAGGGCGCCCTCGTGGATCGCTTCGGAAGCGAATATG GATCATTcatctctgctgctgctgcccctTACTCTCAGCGtgctctccctccctccaaCCTGGCCACAAACCCTTCATCCCCCAACTTCCCATACAACTACCACGTCTACCGAGTGCTCAAGCCTCTTCCTGTTGTGGGAGGCCCTATCGCACCTTGGTTCGGCCAGCCGGGGCTTGGAGCCCAGTTCTTCACAGGTGGGGTGGGCAACATCATGGCTCTGATCGAGAAGGGTTACTTGGAGAGCGTGGATCCATCAGTCTTAATCTTCAGAGGCAAGGGCTGCGCTTGA